Part of the Usitatibacter palustris genome, GAGCGCCTGCGGAAGCGGCGTGCTGCCGTTGGTGGTCTGGGCGTAGAGAAGGTCGTACCAGGACTGCTTGTGCGTCGTGATGAACTTGTTGACCTTCAGGAACTTGTCGGAGCCGTTCCCGCCCGGGTTGATCGTGATGAAGCCGATGCGGAAGCGGTCCGCGTTGGCGAGCGCGCCGAACGCACGGCCCGAGGCCGTCTTCATGAGCGCCATGCGCGTGCGGTAGAAGCTGTACCAGTTCGCGAAGTTCTGCAGTTCTTCGGCGTGCGTGCACACCGAGGCCGAAGCGCAGTCCGTCCGCACCGATGTTGCGCCACGCGTGTGGTTCGCCTGCGTGGGCCAGATGTCGACGCGATTGAAGCGGCCCAGGCGCGGGTAGGGGTGCGAGGTCGCATCGAACTTCTTGCGGCAGCGCGGCGTCGCGGGCGAACCCGTGTTGCCGGTCACGACCGCGGGGAGCGCCGCGTCGGCTTCCGTCTTGCACCACCGGACCGGGGCCTCGATGGTGAAGCCGCCGCCGGGATTCGCGCCGGCCGCATTGGCGAGCGCGCACGTGGTCAGGTTGATGTCGCTGCAATACTCATGCGGCGTGATGTTGTAGTAGTGCGGGTTCGACGTCTGGTGGCGAATCTTGTAGCGGAACACGGCGTTGGGCAGGCCGACGTTCCCGTTGGTGCCGTTCTTGAAATACAGGAAGTAGTTCGGCAGGCCACCACCCAGGAAGGCGCCCGTGTTGTGACGCCCGTTGTAGCGGCAGATGGCCGTGTTGGTCTTCTCGGCCGCGGTGGGATCGTCCTTCGTGCAGTAGATCACCTCGTTGAAGGCGTTCGTGAGGTTCGTGGCGCCGCCGGTGGCGTACGCATCGGCCTTCGCGGACGTCGGATTCGACGCCGTCATCGCCGTGCCGTTGGCCTGCATGGCCGGCGAGTAGGTGATGTCGGGGTTGTACCAGATCTGGTTGAACTTGGTCGCGTAGAACGGCGCTTCCCCGTAGGTCGGGATGTCGTCCTGGTCGGTCTCGAGGTCGTTCGGATCGGTGTTGTCGTTGCCGCACGGCGAGCCGCGCGGGCTCGTGGGGTTGTTCGCCGTGAAGCCGTAGCCCGCGTCCTGCTTGCCACCAGGCCCGGTGCAGCCTTCGTCGATCACGACCGTCGCTCCGGTCGTGTTGCCCGTGAGGTTGATGGTTGTCCCACCCACCGTCGTCGAAAGCGTGAGCGTCGTCGAGCTGGGCACGGACTTCACGAAATACACCGTGTTCAAGGCAAGCGGCGCGGGCGGCGTACCGGCGATGAAGATCACCGTCGAGTTCACGGCGGCGCGGTGGTTGTTCGATCCGTTATCCCCCGCCGTCGTGATGGTCTCGTTGCTCGAACCCGTGTTCACGTTGCTCACCGTCAGGGCGTTGGTGTTGCAGCGCTTGCAGTTGAGGTAGAAGTCCTGGCCCGTGTTGCGGAAGAGCTGGTCGGGCATGTAGTTCCAGTTCATGGAGCCCGAATCGTCCAGGATGTACATGAGGTTCGGCAGCACGGACGTGGAGGCCGTGTTGGCGAGCGGGACGTCCGCGAGGTCCGCGAGCTGGGCGCGCGCCGGCGGCGCGAGCACGATAGCAGCAGCGACACCTAGGGCGGAGACGGCGACAAAGCGCCGCAGATTGAGAACGTTCATGGGGAGGCTCCTTGGCTGGTTTCTCGGGTCTTCAGACCTGGACCAGCACGCTTGTCTGGATGACGCTGACCGTATTGCGCGGACCATCGACACGGGTGGTCACGCGGTAGTAGAGCTGGGGCTTGCCCACGAACTGCGGCGCGCCGACCGACATGCTGCCGCCGGTCCCGCTCGTCGTCGGGGCAAAGTACATCGCGCACTCGTTGGACACACCCGCGTTCTCGGCGTTGTAGGCCGTGTCGGGCTGGGTACACATGCGGTGAATCAGGTAGCGGACGCGGTTGCCGCTGGCATCGGGCACGCCGCCGGCAACGGAAATCGCGTCGGTCCAGGCCGATTCTTCAAACCAGTCGGGTTCCACGACCGGACGATTCGAGAAGTAACCCGACGTCTCGTTGGTCGCTTGCAGGGTGGCGCCCGCGGAATTGGCCACGAGCCAGCGCACCGCTTCCTGGGTACCCCGGTCCGCGACCTGCACGGCGGCTTCCTTGAAGGCGACGTTGCCGGCGACGACCGTGGCGGTATCGACCGAGCGCATGAGTGCCACGCCCGCCATCGTCATCGCGACCAGCACGATGAGGGAGATGAGCAGGACCACGCCTTTCTGGCGGCGGGCGAATTTCGGGTGCGACATGGAGGCAGTCCTCTGCGGGGAGCGGCGCGCGATCATTGCGGCCACCAGATCATGTTGCGCAGCGGCACGATGACTTCGAACGTGCGATAGCGATAGCAGCCCCACTGCGCGTTGCTGCCGGCGATGTCCATCGCGACGTTGCCCTTCGAGACCCACACGGGGTTGGCGGTCGTCGTGATGCAAGTGCCGCTCGAATCCGGCTTCTCGGGCGTCATGCTGCGCGAGACGACCGCGAGACGAATGGCGATGACCCGCGCCCAGTTGGCCGCGGTGGCCGTGGCCGGCATCGCGTCGGCCCACTGGTCGGTGGTCGACATGGCGGCTTCCGGAACCGAGACCGCTGCCCCCGTGCCCGTCGAGATGATGTTGTAGTCTCCGCTGCCGTCGTATCCGTACTGCGCCTGCATCTGCACGACGCCATCGGCGATCACCGTGGGCGCGCCACCGGGCACGAGGCCGTCGACCACCTCGAGCGCGTTGTTGTTGATGCGATAGGTCTGGAGCATCGGGCGCGAACCCAGGTTGTAGAGGCGCGCACCGGTCTGCGCGGCGTCGATGAACTTCGTGTACGTGGTCATCGGCGGCACGCCACCGGCGGGGTTGTACATCGTCGTGCGGCTGTTGCCGGACGCATCGATGTAGGAGCCGGTAGTGCGAAGGATCTTGTCGAGATCGCCGGCCGGCGACGGGAGGTCACGCACCTGCGCGAGCGTGCAGGGCGTGGATTCCTGCGCGAGGACCACGAGGTCGCCCTTCTGGAAACCGAAGCGGTTGTCGACCTGGAGGAAGCCCGTGGCACCCGGGTTGTTGATGAACTTCACCGGCGCCTGGTACATGTCCGAGGAGCCGTAGAGGAACGTGATCTGGTCGGGCGCGCCGCCGGTACCGTTGGCGATCTGCACCGGCAACATGCGGAAGTTGAAGCCCACCCCACCCGGCTCGTAGTAGCCGTTGGTCGTGCAGCCCATCAGCGTGACGTGATTGATGCCGTAACCGGCCATGCGGCCGTCGCGCTCGAGCTGGAACAGCGAGAAGACGCCGTTCTGCTGCGCGTCGCCGGCGCCGGTGGTCGTGCGCTTCTGGCCCTCGGAAACCGCGAACATCTGGAACATCACGACCGTCGCGAGGAGGCCGACGAGCACGCCGACCATGAGCTCCACGAGGGTGAAGCCGCGTTGGCGCGCGATTGAGGAAGTCTGGCGGATTCTTTCCATAGGAAGAGTGCTCATGGATTGCTCACGATCGCGATGGCGACGTGGTTGCTCGTCGAAATCGCATCGGGGGCGCGCCAGAACACGGTGACCGTGACCTGGTAGGCGCCGGGAAGTCCTCCGGGTCCGGGCGGCGCGCCGGCCACGGGTGCGATGGCAATCGTGGGCGTGTAAGTCCCCGCGCCGGGAAGGCCGGTGCCGGGCGCCTGGACCTTGGTCACCCAGGCTCCCGCGGCAGGGCCGCCGGGATACGCGTAGACCGGGACGCGGGCAAGGTTCACGCCGCGGTCAAGCCAGATCTGCGAAAGGATCTCGTTGGCGAGGAACGCCGCCTCGGTGCGGTACTGGGCGTTGGAGACGTTGCTGATCGAGACGGCCTGCATCGCGACGAGCGCGAGCACGCCCAGCGAGAAGATCAGGATCCCGATGAGGGCCTCGAGGAGCATCACGCCCTCCTGGCCCGCACGCATCGCTTTCATTTTCATGGTTTTCATCGATTTCATCGCGCCTCCTCCCCTAGCAGGCCCGCGGGTCGCCGGCAGGCGCCTGCGGATCGCACATGCGGATCGCGCCGCCGGCGGGGATGATGATGCGCAGCTCGCGGCTTTCGGCGGCCGGCATCGAGGGGTTGTCGATGTCGATCTGCGTGATCACCGGCGAACCGTTGTGGTTGTTCGGATCGATCCGGCCCAGGGCGGTGAAGGTAATCACGGTGCCGCCACCCGGGGTCGTCGTCGCCACGGCGTTGTACGAGCCTTCGTCGTGGCTGCGCTCGCGGATCGGAGGAGCCTGCTCCGGATCCGACTTCGGATTGACGACGTAGCCGGTGCCGGTCGTGAACTCGAGGTGAACCGCGCGGTTGCTGCGGATCGCCTCGTTCTTCGCGGCCTGCAGGCCGTTCATGATCGCCTCGGCCGCCGTGCGGATCTGGGTGTTCTGGATCCACATGGTGAACATGGGAACACCCGTGGCCATCAATACGCCGAGGATGACCAGCGTCACCAGCATCTCGATCAACGAGACGCCGCGCTGGCGCTGCCGACGAACGATGCCGATCATGTTCAGCACGACGTCTTGCGAATGATGAAGCAGGTATTGGGCATCGGCGTGGGTGCCCATCCGGCAGGCGCCGCGGTGGTCGCACGGGCGTTCTGCTCATTGATGGTGAACGCGAAGCCCGCGGCGCGCAGCTTGCCGGTGGCCGTCACCACATAAGTCTGGTTGCCAGCACCGAGGGCGCACGCGTAGTCGAAGTACGTGGTCTGGGTCGGCGCGGCAGCACCGCAACCGTTGAGACCCGCACCCGCGAAATTGCGGTTGTCCTGGTAGTGCTGCTCCATGCGGACCCGGAACTGCTGCAGGTTCGTATGGCCCTCCACCAGCGCACCGCGCGTGATGTAGTCGTTGTACTGCGGAATCGCGATTGCCGCCAGGATGCCGATGATGGCAACCACGATCATCAATTCAATCAGGGTGAAGCCGGTTTGCTTTTGCATGCTTTCCTCCACGAATGGCATCTTAGGGAAACGGGCGCCAGTGTCTCGCTTGGACTGACAACTGGCAGGCGAAGGCCGACAGACGGCGCTTCAAGGCTTGGGAACGGGGCGGAAGGGGGCTTTTGGCCCCGTGATCGGCTATAATAAGCACCCTTTACGGGGCTGTTGTAGCTCAGTTGGTAGAGCAACTGATTCGTAATCAGTAGGTCGGAGGTTCGACTCCTCTCAACAGCACCACCCCCCCTTCGCGTGCGCCGCCCGGCGCGCGCTCAGCCCAGGAACATCCGGTAAGCCGGGTTCCGGGTTTCATCGGTGTAGTCATAGCCCAGTTCGCGCAGGAAACGGCGGAACGCGCCGCGC contains:
- a CDS encoding GspH/FimT family pseudopilin, encoding MIGIVRRQRQRGVSLIEMLVTLVILGVLMATGVPMFTMWIQNTQIRTAAEAIMNGLQAAKNEAIRSNRAVHLEFTTGTGYVVNPKSDPEQAPPIRERSHDEGSYNAVATTTPGGGTVITFTALGRIDPNNHNGSPVITQIDIDNPSMPAAESRELRIIIPAGGAIRMCDPQAPAGDPRAC
- a CDS encoding pilus assembly PilX family protein, which codes for MSHPKFARRQKGVVLLISLIVLVAMTMAGVALMRSVDTATVVAGNVAFKEAAVQVADRGTQEAVRWLVANSAGATLQATNETSGYFSNRPVVEPDWFEESAWTDAISVAGGVPDASGNRVRYLIHRMCTQPDTAYNAENAGVSNECAMYFAPTTSGTGGSMSVGAPQFVGKPQLYYRVTTRVDGPRNTVSVIQTSVLVQV
- a CDS encoding type IV pilus modification PilV family protein, with the translated sequence MKSMKTMKMKAMRAGQEGVMLLEALIGILIFSLGVLALVAMQAVSISNVSNAQYRTEAAFLANEILSQIWLDRGVNLARVPVYAYPGGPAAGAWVTKVQAPGTGLPGAGTYTPTIAIAPVAGAPPGPGGLPGAYQVTVTVFWRAPDAISTSNHVAIAIVSNP
- a CDS encoding type IV pilin protein is translated as MQKQTGFTLIELMIVVAIIGILAAIAIPQYNDYITRGALVEGHTNLQQFRVRMEQHYQDNRNFAGAGLNGCGAAAPTQTTYFDYACALGAGNQTYVVTATGKLRAAGFAFTINEQNARATTAAPAGWAPTPMPNTCFIIRKTSC
- a CDS encoding PilW family protein, producing the protein MSTLPMERIRQTSSIARQRGFTLVELMVGVLVGLLATVVMFQMFAVSEGQKRTTTGAGDAQQNGVFSLFQLERDGRMAGYGINHVTLMGCTTNGYYEPGGVGFNFRMLPVQIANGTGGAPDQITFLYGSSDMYQAPVKFINNPGATGFLQVDNRFGFQKGDLVVLAQESTPCTLAQVRDLPSPAGDLDKILRTTGSYIDASGNSRTTMYNPAGGVPPMTTYTKFIDAAQTGARLYNLGSRPMLQTYRINNNALEVVDGLVPGGAPTVIADGVVQMQAQYGYDGSGDYNIISTGTGAAVSVPEAAMSTTDQWADAMPATATAANWARVIAIRLAVVSRSMTPEKPDSSGTCITTTANPVWVSKGNVAMDIAGSNAQWGCYRYRTFEVIVPLRNMIWWPQ